One Faecalicatena sp. Marseille-Q4148 DNA window includes the following coding sequences:
- a CDS encoding DNA polymerase III subunit alpha, with translation MNFAHLHVHTEYSLLDGSNKIKEYVSRVKELGMNSAAITDHGVMFGVIDFYREAKAQGIKPILGCEVYVAPGSRFEKEAGGSGEDRYYHLVLLAENNTGYQNLMKIVSKGFVEGYYYKPRVDLEVLREYHEGIIALSACLAGEVQKNLLRGMYHEAKKAALQYEEIFGKGNFFLELQDHGLSEQATVNQRQLRLSEETGIPLVATNDVHYTYAEDEKAHDILLCIQTGKKLADEDRMRYEGGQYYVKSPEEMKALFPYALQALENTQKIADRCEVTIEFGVTKLPKYDVPEGYTSWEYLNKLCFEGLERLYEAPDQELRDRLNYELEVIRTMGYVDYFLIVWDFIKYAKDHGIKVGPGRGSAAGSIVSYCLGITTIDPIRYQLLFERFLNPERVSMPDIDVDFCFERRQEVIDYVVEKYGADRVVQIVTFGTMAARGVIRDVGRVMDLPYAFVDSIAKLVPKELNITLDKALNNPEMKKAYEENPQVKELIDMSRRLEGLPRHTSMHAAGVVISQKSVDEYVPLSLGADGSVVAQFTMTTLEQLGLLKMDFLGLRTLTVIQNAVLLAEKSSGKKLDMDQIDYNDPNVLGMIGQGKTEGVFQLESGGMKNFMKELKPNNLEDIIAGISLYRPGPMDFIPQYIKGKNDFASVTYDCPQLEPILAPTYGCIVYQEQVMQIVRDLAGYTLGRSDLLRRAMSKKKGDVMEKERQNFVYGNQEEGVPGCIANGIDEKTANKIYDEMIDFAKYAFNKSHAAAYAVVSYQTAYLKYYYPVEFMAALMTSVIDNPGKVTEYIYASRQMGIEILPPDINEGEGSFSADGGNIRYGLRAIKSIGRPVIESMIRERESRGRFKNLKDFIERMSGQDVNKRTIENLIKSGALDSLGGTRKQYMVIYLQILEQVNQERKYSMTGQLSLFDIVSEEQKKEFDIALPPVGEYQKETKLAFEKEVLGVYLTGHPLEEYEEKWRKSISATTLDFQMDEETGRTKVSDGAKEIIGGMIVGKTIKYTKKNQTMAFLTIEDLLGTVEVVVFPRDYEKNREYLNEDAKVFVQGRVVEEDDRPSKLICESIVPFEETRCELWIQFEDKQTFLRRERELYDLLKESEGKDSVVIYCRAEKAIKRLPANRNIKVNDGLLSILSNYYGESCVKVVEKPIEKMY, from the coding sequence TGGCGCCGGGTTCACGCTTTGAGAAAGAGGCGGGAGGAAGCGGAGAAGACCGATATTATCACCTTGTGCTTCTGGCGGAAAATAATACAGGTTACCAGAATCTTATGAAGATTGTGTCAAAAGGATTTGTGGAAGGTTATTATTATAAACCGCGTGTGGATCTGGAGGTATTGAGGGAATATCATGAGGGGATTATTGCTCTTAGCGCCTGCCTGGCAGGAGAAGTACAGAAAAATCTGCTGCGCGGCATGTATCATGAAGCCAAAAAGGCGGCGCTTCAGTATGAAGAGATTTTCGGTAAAGGAAATTTTTTCCTGGAGCTGCAGGATCATGGCCTTTCAGAACAGGCAACGGTAAACCAGAGACAGCTTCGCCTGTCAGAAGAGACAGGAATCCCTCTTGTGGCGACAAACGATGTTCACTACACTTATGCGGAAGATGAGAAGGCTCATGATATCCTTCTTTGCATTCAGACAGGGAAAAAACTGGCAGATGAAGATCGGATGCGTTACGAAGGAGGACAGTACTATGTAAAGTCTCCGGAAGAAATGAAAGCGCTCTTTCCATATGCGCTTCAGGCATTAGAGAATACGCAGAAAATTGCAGATCGATGTGAAGTGACGATTGAGTTCGGCGTAACGAAGCTCCCGAAATATGATGTGCCGGAAGGGTATACGTCATGGGAATATCTGAATAAACTATGTTTTGAGGGGTTGGAGCGGCTTTATGAAGCTCCGGATCAGGAACTGCGGGACCGGCTTAACTATGAGTTAGAGGTAATCCGGACAATGGGGTATGTGGATTATTTTCTGATTGTATGGGATTTTATTAAATATGCCAAAGATCACGGGATTAAAGTAGGTCCGGGACGTGGTTCGGCAGCGGGAAGCATCGTGTCCTACTGTCTTGGAATCACTACGATAGATCCGATCCGGTATCAGCTGCTCTTTGAGCGGTTTCTGAATCCGGAGCGAGTGTCTATGCCGGATATTGACGTGGATTTCTGTTTTGAACGGCGTCAGGAAGTCATTGACTATGTTGTAGAAAAATACGGTGCAGATCGGGTTGTACAGATTGTTACTTTCGGTACGATGGCAGCGCGGGGAGTCATTCGGGATGTTGGAAGAGTTATGGATCTTCCATATGCTTTTGTAGATTCCATTGCCAAACTTGTGCCAAAAGAACTAAATATTACACTTGATAAGGCATTGAATAATCCGGAAATGAAAAAAGCCTATGAAGAAAATCCACAGGTCAAAGAACTGATCGATATGTCGCGAAGGCTGGAAGGACTTCCAAGACATACTTCTATGCATGCAGCAGGTGTTGTAATCAGTCAGAAATCAGTGGATGAATATGTTCCGCTGTCACTTGGCGCAGATGGTTCTGTTGTGGCGCAGTTTACAATGACAACGCTTGAACAGCTGGGGCTTTTGAAAATGGATTTTCTTGGTCTGCGAACACTTACCGTTATCCAGAATGCAGTGCTTCTTGCTGAGAAGAGCAGTGGAAAGAAACTGGATATGGATCAGATTGATTACAACGATCCGAATGTACTTGGAATGATCGGTCAGGGAAAGACAGAGGGCGTCTTCCAGTTGGAAAGCGGCGGTATGAAGAACTTTATGAAAGAGCTAAAGCCAAATAATCTGGAAGATATCATTGCGGGGATTTCCTTATATCGTCCGGGACCGATGGACTTTATTCCGCAGTATATTAAAGGGAAAAATGATTTTGCCTCTGTCACATATGACTGCCCACAGCTGGAACCGATTCTGGCTCCGACTTACGGATGTATTGTTTATCAGGAGCAGGTAATGCAGATTGTGCGGGATCTGGCAGGTTATACGCTGGGACGGAGCGATTTGTTACGAAGAGCAATGTCTAAGAAAAAAGGCGATGTCATGGAAAAGGAACGGCAGAATTTCGTCTATGGAAATCAAGAAGAAGGCGTTCCGGGCTGTATTGCAAATGGAATTGATGAGAAAACTGCGAATAAGATTTATGATGAAATGATTGATTTTGCCAAATATGCATTTAATAAGTCCCATGCAGCAGCCTATGCTGTTGTTTCCTATCAGACAGCTTATTTGAAATATTATTATCCGGTGGAATTTATGGCAGCTTTGATGACTTCTGTGATTGATAATCCGGGAAAGGTTACGGAGTATATTTATGCAAGCCGGCAGATGGGAATAGAAATTCTGCCTCCGGATATTAATGAGGGAGAGGGAAGCTTCTCGGCAGATGGAGGAAATATCCGTTATGGTCTGAGAGCAATCAAGAGCATTGGACGTCCGGTCATTGAATCAATGATCCGTGAACGGGAATCCAGAGGCAGATTTAAAAACCTGAAAGATTTCATTGAGCGAATGAGCGGACAGGATGTCAATAAGAGAACAATTGAAAATCTGATCAAATCAGGAGCGCTTGACAGTCTCGGAGGAACGAGAAAACAGTATATGGTGATTTATCTCCAAATTCTTGAGCAGGTAAATCAGGAGCGGAAATATTCGATGACAGGACAGTTGTCGTTATTTGATATTGTAAGTGAAGAGCAGAAGAAGGAATTCGATATTGCCCTTCCACCGGTAGGAGAATATCAAAAAGAGACAAAGCTTGCATTTGAAAAAGAAGTACTTGGAGTGTATCTGACAGGACATCCGCTGGAAGAATATGAAGAAAAGTGGCGAAAGAGTATTTCAGCGACCACTCTCGATTTCCAGATGGACGAAGAGACAGGACGAACGAAAGTATCCGATGGAGCCAAAGAAATTATTGGCGGAATGATCGTCGGCAAGACGATTAAATATACAAAGAAGAATCAGACGATGGCATTTCTGACGATCGAAGATCTTCTCGGTACAGTAGAAGTAGTGGTATTTCCAAGAGACTATGAGAAGAATCGGGAATATCTGAATGAAGATGCAAAAGTATTTGTGCAGGGTCGGGTTGTGGAAGAAGATGACCGTCCGAGCAAGCTGATCTGTGAGTCGATCGTGCCGTTTGAGGAGACGCGATGTGAACTTTGGATTCAATTTGAAGATAAACAGACTTTTTTGAGACGAGAGAGAGAACTGTATGACTTATTGAAAGAATCCGAAGGGAAAGACAGCGTTGTCATCTACTGCCGGGCAGAAAAAGCGATCAAACGGCTTCCGGCAAATAGAAATATCAAGGTAAATGATGGGCTTTTAAGCATATTGTCAAATTACTATGGCGAAAGCTGTGTAAAAGTTGTAGAAAAACCTATTGAAAAGATGTACTAA
- the pfkA gene encoding 6-phosphofructokinase encodes MTRKLRTIGVLTSGGDAPGMNAAIRAVVRTALGKGLNVVGIRRGYAGLLNEEIIELSARDVSDTIHRGGTMLMTARCPEMRTEEGQRKAAGICKKYGIDGLVVIGGDGSFAGAQKLAYLGVNTIGIPGTIDLDIACTEYTIGFDTAVNTAMEAIDKVRDTSTSHERCSVIEVMGRDAGWLALWCGIANGAERIIMPEEHDYDEEKIIKDIIASRERGKKHYIIINAEGIGDTINMAKRIEEATGMETRATVLGHMQRGGSPTCKDRVYASIMGSKAVDLLLEGKTNRVVGYRHGEYVDFDINEALQMSKEIPEYQYQVAKALAL; translated from the coding sequence ATGACACGCAAATTGAGAACAATTGGAGTTTTAACAAGCGGTGGAGATGCACCTGGAATGAATGCTGCTATTCGTGCAGTTGTAAGAACGGCACTTGGAAAAGGACTGAATGTTGTTGGAATCAGAAGAGGCTACGCAGGACTTTTAAATGAAGAGATCATTGAGCTGTCAGCCAGGGATGTGTCAGATACCATCCATAGAGGCGGAACAATGCTGATGACAGCGCGCTGTCCGGAGATGAGAACAGAAGAAGGTCAGAGAAAAGCAGCGGGAATCTGCAAGAAATACGGAATTGACGGACTTGTAGTAATTGGCGGAGACGGTTCCTTTGCGGGAGCACAGAAACTTGCATATCTGGGAGTAAATACAATCGGAATTCCGGGAACAATCGACTTGGATATTGCATGTACAGAGTATACAATTGGATTTGATACAGCGGTAAATACAGCTATGGAAGCGATTGATAAAGTGCGTGATACTTCCACATCTCATGAGAGATGCAGTGTGATTGAAGTTATGGGACGTGATGCGGGATGGCTTGCATTGTGGTGTGGAATTGCCAATGGTGCAGAACGCATTATCATGCCGGAAGAACATGATTATGATGAGGAAAAGATCATTAAAGATATTATTGCGAGCCGTGAGCGCGGTAAGAAGCATTATATCATTATTAATGCAGAAGGAATCGGCGATACAATCAATATGGCGAAACGTATTGAAGAGGCAACAGGCATGGAGACAAGAGCAACTGTTCTCGGACACATGCAGCGCGGCGGAAGTCCGACATGTAAAGACCGTGTGTATGCATCCATTATGGGAAGTAAGGCGGTTGATCTGCTTTTGGAAGGCAAGACAAACCGCGTAGTAGGATATCGCCATGGAGAATATGTGGACTTTGATATCAATGAAGCCCTTCAGATGAGTAAAGAGATTCCGGAATATCAGTATCAGGTTGCGAAAGCTCTTGCATTATAA
- a CDS encoding glutamate racemase, which yields MNIDDRKYAPIGVFDSGVGGLTVAREIMRQLPKEDIVYFGDTARVPYGSKSKDNIIRYSRQIVRFLQTKDVKAIVIACNTASALALDIVRNETDIPVLGVVVPGAKSALQATRTKKIGVIGTEATIRSEMYTKVMKEMEPDVEVTGKACPLFVPLVEEGFAKHHVTEEIIEYYLKSMKESDIDTLILGCTHYPLLRSGIRAYMGEEVNIVNPAYETAMNLKQLLEEKQIAKDVSEGAHAEYDFYVSDAAEKFRQFAGTIWPCEIDTTKQISIEEY from the coding sequence GTGAATATAGATGACAGAAAATATGCACCGATCGGCGTCTTTGATTCCGGTGTCGGAGGTCTGACTGTAGCAAGAGAGATCATGCGCCAGCTCCCGAAGGAAGATATTGTATATTTTGGCGATACGGCAAGAGTGCCATATGGAAGCAAATCAAAAGATAATATTATCCGGTATTCCAGACAAATTGTTCGATTTCTTCAGACGAAAGATGTGAAGGCAATCGTAATTGCATGCAATACAGCAAGTGCGCTGGCGCTTGACATTGTACGGAATGAGACGGATATTCCGGTGCTGGGAGTTGTTGTGCCGGGAGCTAAGTCTGCGCTTCAGGCAACGCGGACAAAGAAGATCGGGGTAATCGGTACGGAGGCAACGATTCGAAGTGAGATGTATACGAAAGTGATGAAGGAAATGGAACCGGATGTTGAGGTGACAGGGAAAGCCTGTCCGCTATTTGTTCCGCTTGTAGAGGAAGGATTTGCAAAGCATCACGTTACAGAAGAAATCATTGAATACTATCTGAAATCAATGAAAGAATCAGATATTGATACGTTGATACTTGGCTGTACTCACTACCCGCTGCTCCGTTCCGGAATCCGTGCTTATATGGGAGAAGAAGTCAATATTGTGAATCCGGCTTACGAGACAGCAATGAATCTGAAACAGCTTTTAGAAGAGAAACAAATCGCAAAGGATGTATCGGAAGGGGCACATGCAGAATATGATTTTTATGTGAGTGATGCCGCAGAAAAATTCCGTCAGTTTGCGGGAACAATCTGGCCGTGTGAGATTGATACAACAAAGCAGATCAGTATTGAAGAATATTAG
- a CDS encoding DUF1934 domain-containing protein: MTRDVLVTISGLQTDVVPREDTEDEPIEVVTPASYFYKNGKHYLIYEEVTEGFPGVTKNKIKVTDANTIEILKSGNVNTHMLFCKGKDSMTYYDTPYGKMLVGIHTTEVQVEETENFIRILIEYGLDVNHDPIADCEIRITVQSKEVKEFPVTETDWQ; this comes from the coding sequence ATGACAAGAGATGTATTAGTGACCATTTCCGGACTGCAGACAGACGTTGTTCCAAGAGAGGATACAGAGGATGAACCAATTGAAGTCGTTACTCCTGCTAGCTATTTCTACAAAAACGGGAAACATTACCTCATTTACGAGGAAGTTACAGAAGGCTTTCCGGGAGTTACAAAGAATAAAATTAAAGTAACGGATGCAAATACAATTGAAATTTTGAAGAGTGGTAATGTCAATACCCATATGCTTTTCTGCAAAGGGAAAGACAGCATGACTTATTATGACACGCCCTACGGAAAAATGCTTGTAGGAATTCACACAACGGAAGTTCAAGTGGAAGAGACAGAGAATTTTATCAGGATTTTGATTGAATATGGATTAGATGTGAATCATGATCCGATAGCAGATTGTGAGATCCGAATTACAGTACAATCAAAAGAGGTAAAAGAATTTCCGGTAACGGAGACAGACTGGCAGTAG
- a CDS encoding IS1634 family transposase — MNLHITKSKNAESFYICKSYTKANGSTTSAIVRKLGTLEQLLPEHGPTRDDVVAWAKNEVKIETEKYKKEKEAQTVLIPFHADRQLDYDKQVFFRGGYLFLQSIYYQLQMNKICRKLKQKYKFKYDINAILSDLIYARILEPCSKRSSYKVASEFLEKPSYELHDVYRALDVLGTECDLIQTEVYKNSHFLGKRNDKILYYDCSNYYFEIEQEDGKKKYGKSKEHRPNPIIQMGLFMDGDGIPLAFSLFPGNANEQTSLKPLEKKVLGDFGCQRFIYCSDAGLGSESIREYNHMGERAYIVTQSIKKLKKEEKEWALNLQGFKRVSDGTPVDITKLPEDDKGLYYKDEPYTTKTLHQRLIITYSPKYALYQKSIRDKQIERAQKMLDSGSTKKNRKNPNDPARFIGTMAITEEGEAADVKHYLDEIKIFEEAQYDGFYAVCTDLLDDEVGDILKVSEGRWQIEECFRIMKTDFSARPVYLQDENRIKAHFLICFLALTIYRFLEKKLDAKYTCEELLDILKEMNFAEIQEQGFIPLYKRERITDDLHDVCGFRTDYQFITKSKMRNIQKKSKGKE, encoded by the coding sequence ATGAATCTTCACATAACAAAATCAAAAAATGCAGAGTCCTTTTATATCTGTAAATCTTATACAAAAGCAAATGGCAGCACTACTTCAGCTATCGTCCGCAAGCTGGGAACCTTAGAACAACTTTTGCCTGAACATGGTCCTACAAGAGATGATGTCGTTGCATGGGCGAAAAATGAAGTGAAAATAGAAACTGAAAAATATAAAAAGGAAAAAGAAGCACAGACAGTATTGATACCATTCCATGCGGATAGACAATTAGATTATGACAAGCAGGTCTTCTTCCGTGGTGGCTATCTGTTTCTCCAATCTATTTATTATCAACTACAAATGAATAAAATCTGCCGGAAATTGAAACAAAAATATAAATTCAAGTATGATATCAATGCAATCCTCTCGGATTTGATTTATGCAAGAATCTTAGAACCTTGCAGCAAACGTTCTTCTTACAAAGTTGCATCTGAATTCTTAGAAAAACCATCCTACGAACTTCATGATGTCTACCGGGCATTGGATGTACTTGGTACGGAATGTGATCTTATTCAGACGGAAGTTTATAAAAACTCCCACTTCCTTGGGAAAAGAAATGATAAGATCCTTTATTATGACTGCTCGAATTATTACTTTGAAATTGAACAAGAAGATGGAAAGAAAAAATACGGTAAAAGTAAAGAACACAGACCAAACCCAATCATCCAAATGGGATTGTTTATGGATGGAGATGGAATTCCTCTTGCTTTTTCTCTTTTTCCGGGAAATGCAAACGAGCAGACCTCTCTCAAACCGTTAGAAAAGAAAGTTCTTGGAGATTTTGGTTGTCAGAGATTTATTTATTGCAGCGATGCCGGGCTTGGCTCTGAATCAATCCGGGAATACAATCACATGGGAGAACGTGCTTATATCGTAACCCAGTCCATCAAAAAGCTGAAGAAAGAAGAAAAAGAATGGGCATTAAATTTACAGGGATTTAAAAGAGTATCCGATGGAACCCCTGTTGATATCACAAAACTACCCGAAGATGATAAAGGACTTTATTATAAAGACGAGCCCTACACCACAAAGACGCTGCATCAACGCCTGATCATTACCTATTCTCCTAAATATGCCCTTTATCAAAAATCTATTCGAGACAAACAGATTGAACGGGCACAAAAGATGCTGGATTCAGGGAGCACAAAAAAGAACCGCAAAAATCCAAATGATCCAGCACGTTTCATCGGAACTATGGCTATAACAGAAGAAGGCGAAGCTGCTGATGTAAAGCATTATCTAGATGAAATCAAGATTTTTGAAGAAGCCCAGTATGATGGATTTTACGCAGTATGCACAGATCTTTTAGATGACGAAGTTGGTGATATTTTAAAAGTAAGTGAAGGAAGATGGCAGATAGAAGAGTGTTTCCGGATTATGAAAACAGATTTTTCTGCAAGACCTGTCTATTTACAGGATGAAAACCGGATCAAAGCACATTTTCTAATCTGTTTTCTTGCATTGACCATATACCGCTTCCTTGAGAAAAAACTGGATGCTAAATATACATGTGAAGAATTATTAGATATTCTAAAAGAAATGAATTTCGCCGAAATACAGGAACAGGGATTCATTCCTTTATACAAACGAGAAAGAATTACGGATGATCTTCATGACGTCTGTGGTTTCCGAACAGATTATCAGTTCATAACAAAAAGCAAAATGAGAAATATTCAGAAAAAAAGTAAAGGGAAAGAATAA